The genomic stretch aacaaacaagggcactttcgcatttataatattattaggatctgAATTTCTGCCACatacgtgtttaaataaccaaaataacatatgatcgaaagacaAAATATCTAAATCAAACtacttttttaattcattaaattgagTATAACCGGCAATAgcctagtttaattttaattaagattgaattataaaaagcacttgctccgctgGGGTGTGAcataaatcttaataatattcAGAAATGTAATTATTACTCTTATGGACTATAATACTTAGTTGTCCAAAAAGGtcttaattttaatacagttgtGAGGTACCATAATTTGCTATTACTGAGgctttttaattgtaaaagaattcaaaaatgtCAGTTATACTTCGATCAGATTATAGTCTATTATTAGTGAAAGAGTTCATTACAAACTATAAACTCTAAATTGGAACTATTTAGGATCTCCTAAATTGGATCGATAAATAGGATCTTCTTGAAGTACAGAATTGCAGCTATCTTCGAGCTGTTGAATGGCACGAATTGTATTACCGCATATTCTTATTGTTATACAAAAGCGACGAGCATAGTCATCACCAGGACCAGGTGCATTGAATATCATTCAGGCCTCCCTTTTTTCTCCAGAAATATCAGTAGACATTTGACAGAAtcgcaaaattttatttttaaactgtatttccaACCTATATCGTATACCAATAGTACACAATTATTAGATATTTTGgtaatacagataaataaaacattattataaaacctcattttgaaactgtaagtCGTCATTATGTAACGACCAATatagttaaaaatcaatattgcaCAATCTCATCACTGTTAAGGAGAAGAAgcaattgaaaaatttttattttcaattggtACTCGAATATTGTTCGGAGTAATATAGGAATATAATACCAGTTACCTTTGTtggtaatttaatttgaaacacaaacatcacataaaagtaagttaaaatgattgacttttataataatctgtacacaaattacaaaattaaaactattacgcatttaataacataatacattcaataattattattattttatctctcATATTATTTTGTCACGAGAAAGTATTTATCATTTTCTTAACAATTCTTAttgtttcattcttattttatgaAGCCAAGTAATATAAATCAGACTACTAATAGGCAATAGCCTCTACATTGAATGTTGTTGAATAGGACTAATCAATGTTGACATAAAGAACCagatcataattttaattttttttgttacttgGAGTTGCCATGGTAGGTTAggaaagtattttgaaaaatttccttAGCTACTACTAAAGATAGCAAATTTGGTATGTACTCAATGATGATACCAAAGAGTACCAATCGTCCATAACCCCGTATAATTGAACTACATTGACATTACACAAGCCATCTCCCTTGAATCACTCGCTGTAACATCATCATCCATTGGGAAAACTTTCGAAGGCCTCTTTTTGTGTTTAAGGGGTAGCAACCACCGAAGTTGCGGCACTATCAGCCGTGGATCGAGATCTCCAAGGGGTGCTCTGGTGAAAATGCTGACCGGAATCCCCACCAGGAAACCCACCAGGGCTCCCAACAGATTGTAGTAAAGGTATGACAACTGGTAGATCTTGGGTTCTGAACCATCTGACCAAGTTTGGCTGCCAATCCCGGTGTGAGAGGAGATCAACAGATGTGTCATGCTGGAAGGCAACGATAAGATTAGTTCAggcttaaaataaaaagttctttataACTTAGAATGTCTATTTAtccagtttttaatttattattaattaaattatactgaattgaacaatgttgaagatggagcttgtattggctacttgtgaacttatttacattcaaacaactaaccaatatttaaaacttttatttttgtgaggcctttcgatagcaaggctgtcttcgtcagacacatcacaatagccttggtttatgtgtttgaatgtaagTAAGTTGAATTGAACAATTGAACTTCAGCATTAACATGGAATTTGGAGACCTTTGAAGAAAACAGTTTTTGAAGGTCTATGAAAGTGCTAAGGAAAAACATTTTCTCATATTCAGTATCCAATCTCTCCTTTACTATACTCAATTACTTTTTATACGTGGGTATTAAAGGAATGTTCAATCCTGTTATCTTCtctcaatttaaatttacaattcaaCATAGGTTACTCAAACTTGGAATCGTTTGCATTTATAATAATCAGATGGATCGAACAAAATGTTAGTAGAGCTATTTACGGCTGAGACTTTCCCTACACAACATGACTTGATGACCAAGGATCCTGCCGTTTCCTTGGcgtgaaaaaactaaaatttgtttagttttttggaaTTATGTGCACTGTGAAGATAACCCTTTTGGTCATAATTTGACAAGATGATACTGCACACAAAACTAAACATAACAACTGCGTGTTGTtcttcttttaattaaataaaccctTGACGTACTTAAGGGCACCCTCGCAGCCATCGATGCTCAAGGACTTTCCTGGGAACTGGATATGCCTGTGGGCGATGGCAACTTGTGCTCTGACCACGAAGAATGCCATCACCGCTAGACTCGCTGCTGCTCCAGATAATGCTCCCTGCAGGGCAACATTTGGAATTATTACAATCCAGTAGTAATTCATTGCAATACTTAATCACATAGTATGTTACGTTGCCATAAGATTACTTGATCACATTCTAATACAAACTAATGTCACCATCGAAAAGAAATTAGAGATAGAGTAAAACATACCTTGGTGGAGCCCCAAGGAAAGAACATGCCAAAGGTGAAGAGAAACAATATTGCTCCATGTGTCACTCCAAGCAGACTTAGGGCTAACTGCAAATGGAAAAAGTGTTCAATGAGTTCAAGTGTTCCACTTTGACATGgacaaaataatagataaatatagtTAAAGATACTCGATACCTATCTCACCTGCAGGATCCCGCCCAGTTTAGATACGAAGAAGACCAGTAGCACTGAAGCGATTCCAAATACGAGGGCAATGAGCTTGACGATCAAGGCCCCGGCTGAGTCTGAGTGCTGGGAGTGGATTCTGAGCACGAAATCTTCGTAGACGGTTCCAGCAGCAGTGTTGAGTCCTGCAGACATTGTACTGTGGACATGGGAGCAATTGGGTTTTCATTTGGAAAGAGTCAATCTATTATTTAGATCATATAAAAccaatactaaattttaattttgttggtaatatttttaaaacgtctTCTAAGAAATGGCATATTTTGCTTTGCAATATGTATTGAATAACATGATTggaatgaaatgtttataatcatGAACAGAAACGtactttacatatttaattcAAGCCATGAACACAACACAACACCATCAACATAACCGTCCAATCGTCATCATACACCTGAAATAAACCATGTGGAATagtgttaacaataaaaaattataaggcACAAATAATATGGCATGCTGGACCTACTTGGAAAATATAACATTCCTTCCTCTTGAGATCAAGACTATTCATTCAAGTGATTTTACTTTTCAGCGCCTAATGTGATCAGCATCTCAAGCTCAACACTACCCCAAGAATGATACAGGTCCAGCCTTCATCTACTGAATGACACTGTCGCAAATTCGTTTTTTTTTGTCATAGTCCTTCTGTTTAACCATAAAGTCCCATCAATATTAACCATTACATTGGATTTTAGAAGACTATGTTTAgacaatatttttagattatatagTATATCAGCCGGTATCCTGCTTATTGTCTGATGTGTTACAGCAGGGACAGATGCTGCTTCACTGATAACACAACCAGATGAAGACGAATGTGAACTGCCAGCTCTCAAGTGATTAGTCGCTGTCGTTTACTCTGACTCTTAGCCGatcaaacttgaaacaaacttcagcaatgtaatttttactttgaaaCTAATTTCACATTTTACTCTTTAGCTAAATATCGAATTCCAGCATTGTGAATGCTGCCTCCACATCTGAAACAATGCTTTCCACTAAAATTAAAACCTGTTGATGTTAGTCAACAAAAGTGTAACCATCCCGGGTTGAGTTTCAggtcaagaacgtagccagaaaaagAATTTtggggggggtccagacaacagATATTTTTCCatgtggacagagagtaaggccccatttttttccttaaaaagttcttgacccgtttttTT from Homalodisca vitripennis isolate AUS2020 chromosome 2, UT_GWSS_2.1, whole genome shotgun sequence encodes the following:
- the LOC124353717 gene encoding sodium-coupled monocarboxylate transporter 1-like; this translates as MLLGCTFTLLAYQACSPGTIQRFIAVPTQLAAKRVIMWSTAGFIGMNTLAVLVGLILYARYHHCDPIATQKVKFSGQLLPMFVMELGAQIPGFSGLFIAGVFSAALSTMSAGLNTAAGTVYEDFVLRIHSQHSDSAGALIVKLIALVFGIASVLLVFFVSKLGGILQLALSLLGVTHGAILFLFTFGMFFPWGSTKGALSGAAASLAVMAFFVVRAQVAIAHRHIQFPGKSLSIDGCEGALNMTHLLISSHTGIGSQTWSDGSEPKIYQLSYLYYNLLGALVGFLVGIPVSIFTRAPLGDLDPRLIVPQLRWLLPLKHKKRPSKVFPMDDDVTASDSREMACVMSM